GCCGCCTCCTCGCGGGCGCTGCCGGAGGCGAGCAGCCCCTCGAGTGCGGCGAGCGCGTCCGGGTCCGTGGGGCGCTGGCGCAGGATGTCCGCGTAGCTCTTCACTGCTTCGACGGCGTTGCCCAGGGCGCCCGCCTGCACCTGCGCGCGGCGCAGCTTGAGGCGCGCGAGCCGGTCGCGGTCCCCGGCGGCCTCGGCCAGCGCCACCTGGCGCGCGAGCGTGTCGCTCAGCTCCTGGGTGCGGCCTGCCTTCTCGTAGAACTCCGCGAGCCGCGGCAGGTGCCTCGCTTCGCTCGCGCCCGAGGTGAGCGCGGCCTGCAGGGCCTCGGCGGCCTCGAGCGGGCGGTTCAGCTCCGCGTTGAGCTCCACCAGCTGCAGGAGCAGCTGGGTGCGCTCGGGGCCGCTCGCCCCGCCGATGCGGCGGCGCAGCAGGGCCTCGGCGTCCGCCACGCGGCCCGACTTGCCGTAGAGCCGCACCAGCTGCTGCAGCAGCTCCGCCGACTCGGGCGCCGCCTCCAGCGCGCGCTCCAGCGCGCCGGCCGCAGCCGGAAGGTCCCCCGCCTCCTCGGCGAGGCCCGCGGCCTCGCCGCGCAGCGAGGCGGCGAGCGCGGGCGTGCGCGCGGCCAGCTCCTCGAGCAGCACGACCAGCTCCGCGTGGGCGCCCAAGTCGCGCGCGAGGCGGGAGGCCTCGGTGCGGCTCACCGCGTCCGTCGCGTCCTCGCGCAGCGCGCGCACGCGCACGTCGAGTGCGGCGCGGCTGTCCGCGAGCTGCTTCTCGTGCAGCCCCGCGAGCGTCGCGTGCAGGCGCTGGCGCTCGGCGGGCTCGCGGGTGGCCTGCAGCTGCTGCTCCAGGCTCGCCACCTGGCGCGCGTGGTCCCCGGTGTGGCCGTGGTGCTCGGCGAGCGCCCCCGCGATGTCCGCGGTGCGCACGCCCGCGGCCGCGAGGCGCTCGAGCCCCGCGAGCACGAGGCCGCTGGGCACGTTCTTCGCGAGCAGGTCCAGGAAGAGCGCCGCAGCCTCCTCGGGGCGCTCGAGCTGCTCGGCGAGCAGCTTCGCCTGGCGCGCGCGCCACTCGCCCTGCTCGAGCGGGCTGTCCACCAGCGTCGCGAGGCGGGCGGCGAGCAGCGCTGCCTCCTCGTAGTGCCCGAGCTGTACGCAGAGCGCCTGCAGGCGCTGCACCGCACCCACGTCCTCGGGCGCGAGCGCCACCAGCTCGCGCGCGAGCGGCTCCAGCTCCGAAGGCGCCGCACCGGCGGCCTCGCGGCGCGCGAGCTCGGCCTCGAGCCGGCCCTGCGGGTCCTCGGCCAGGGCAGCGGCCGTCGCGAGCTTCTGCACGGCCTCGGCGGCGGCGGCGTCACCGGGGGCGCGCGCGAGCACCTCCTGCCACGCGGCCTCTGCGCCCGCGGGATCCTTCAGCGGCCCCTGCAGCAGCTGCGCGAGCTGGCGCCAGAGCGCGAGCCCCGCGTCCGGCGGAGCCACGTGCGCGGCGCGGCGCAGCGCGTGCGCGAGCGCGGTGGCGGCGCCGGCGCGCTGGGCGGTCTCCAGCACGGTGCCCAGCAGCAGCGGCCGCGTGGGCTCGAGCGCGAGCGCGCGCGCGAGCACGGCGAAGGCGCCCTGCGCGTCCCCGCGATCCTCGTAGAGGGAGGCGAGCGCCTCGCAGAAGGCCACGCGCTCGGAGGCGGGCCGGGGCGCGAGCAGCGCCAGGTCCAGCAGGGGCGCGAGCTGCTCCAGCTCCTCGTCCTCGGCGAGCAGGCGCGCGAGCTGGTAGGCGGCGAGCGCGTTGGCCGGGTCCAGCTTGAGCACCGCCTCCAGGTGCGCGCGCGCCTGGGCGCCCTGGCGCAGCGGGTGGACGCAGAGGTCCGCCAGGCGCAGCCGCAGGGCCACCTGCGTGGCGCGGTCCTTCACGGTGGCGAGGTAGCGCTCGAGCAGGGCCACGGCGTCCGGCGCCCTCCCCGCCTCCAGCTGCAGCTCGGCGGCGAGGCTCGCCGCGTCCGCGCGCGAGGGGTCCACCGCCGCCGCGCGCTCGAAGGCCGCGAGCGCGCCCACCGCGTCGCTGAGGCGCGTGAGGCGCAGCGTGCCCACGCGCAGCCACAGGTCCACCTGCGCCGCGCGGTCCTTGGCCTCCTGGGCCATGGCCTCGAGCTGCGCGAGCGCCGGGGCGAAGTCGCCCGCGCGCTCGGCGAGCCGCTCGATGAAGGTGAGCGCCTCGGGCATGCCCGGCCACAGCAGGAAGCATCGGTCCAGCGCCTCCTTCACCTTCGCCGCGGAGCCCGCGTCGTACCAGGCGAAGAGCTTGGCGACGGAGAGCGAGAGGCGCGCGGCGTTCTTGCGGTCGCGCTCCTCGAGCGAGAGGCTGCGGCGCATCCGCACCTTGTCGCGCCAGGTGTGCTCGAACTTCTCGAGCGCGCGCGCCGTCTTCTCGGCCCGCGCGTTCTGCGGGTCCAGCTCGCGCGCCACCGCGAGCGCGCGCTGCGCGAGCGGGTGCTCGGTGGGATCATCCACCAGCCGCTCGGCGAGCAGCGCGTACTCCTCGCCCAGCCCCTCGGCGCCGAGCGCCGAGCGCTCGTGCTCCAGCGCGTCGAACACCGGCTGGAAGCGATCCTCGGCGAGCAGCAGCTGGCGCACGCGCCGGTAGGCGGCGCGCTGCGTGGGGTCCGCGCGGGCAGCGCGCTGCAGGCACAGCACCGCGCGGTCGCGGCGGAACAGCTTCTGCTCGTGCAGGTCGGCGGCGCGCACCAGGTAGCCCGCGGCCTCGGCGCCGCGGCTCGCTGAGCCCAGGCGCTCGAGCACCTCGGCGAGGCCGGAGGGATCCTGGCGCGCCTCCATCAGCGCCTTGAGGCCGAGCAGCGCCGCGCGCGGCTCGGGCGCGAGCAGGAGCGCCCGGCGGAACAGCTCCTCCGCGCGCGCGGGGTTGCGCAGCCGCTCCTGGGCGAGCTCGCCGGCGCGCCCCAGCAGGTACGCGGCCTCGGTGGCGGGCACCTCGCGCGCTCGCCCCTCGTAGAGCCGCACCAGCTCGTCCACGCGGCCCGCCCGCTCCAGCGCTGCCTCGGCCTCGAGGAAGGGCCGGTCATCGAAGACGCGCTGCGAGCCGCGCGACGCGGGACGCGAGGGGGTGGACGTGTCCATGTGCTGGGAATCCCCGACCGGAGTGGGTCTGAAAAATGAAGAGCGCCCGCAGGGCGCAGAGTCGTCGACTCTAGCGTCCGCGGGCGCTCCTGATCAATCGGGCATTCCCCGCCAAGCGGCGGTATTTACTGGCTTTCCTGCTCGTCTACCGTGGGAGCGGAAGGGGCCTGCTCGGCCGGCTGGGCAGGGGCCGTGGGAAGGGCGCTCGCCCGCTCCAGCCCCGCCGCGTCGTTGAGCTGGGTGTACAGCGCGATCGCCTTGTCACGCAGGGAGAGCGACTCGGCGAGCGCAGCGGCGCGCGCCGTGTTGCCCATGGCCTCGTGCAGCGCGAGCGCCTTGTCCTTGCGCCCGGACTGCTCCCAGATGTCCGCCGCCGCGGCCCTGTCCCCGAGCAGCTCCAGCCAGCGGGCGCGGCCCGCGGGCTTGTTCTCGGCCTCGGCCTTGGCCAGCTCGGAGCGCGCGAGCGTCTGCGCCTCCTCGTCCAGCTTCAGGCGCTGCAGGAAGTGGAAGGCCTTGGGCGGCGGGAGCGCGGAGAGCAGCTCCACCGCCTCGCGGCGCTGGCCCGCGCCGGCGAGCAGCGTGGCGGCGCCGAGGCGATCCCCCCGCTCCACCAGGCCCTTCACCTCGAGCCCGCGCACGCGGCCTGCGCCGGCCATGTCCTTGGCGCGCTCGAAGGCCTTGCGCGCGAGGCCGTACTTGCCCGCGCGCTCGTACGCGAGCGCCGCCTGGTCGTGCTGGCGGGCGCGCTCGTAGAGCTTCGCCACGTTCTCGAAGTCGCCCTTGCCCACGTAGTGCTCCATGAGGAGCTCGTAGGCGCCGGCCTTCTCCAGCGTGGCGGGCACCTGGTCGGCGGGCAGCGTGCCCACGAGCCGGCGCGAAGCCTCGGTGTCCTTGCCCGCGAGCGCGGCGCGCAGGGCGCTCTTCAGGTCTCCGCCCGCCTCGAAGAGGCGCACCGCCTCCGCGAAGCTGTTGTTGCGCTCGTGGATGCGGGCGGCATCGCGGGTGCGCCCCGCGGCCTCCAGCTGCTTCACCTGCTCCTCCCAGGGGCCGGTGAACTCCTCGAGCGGCGGGCGGCGCTCGCGCTCCGGGCGCTCGCCTCGGGCCGCGCGCTCGGGGCGCTCCGGACGATCGCCGCGAGGCGCACGCTCGGGACGCTCACCGCGCGCGCCCCGCTCGGGACGCTCGCCGCGAGGCCCGCGCTCCGGGCGCTCGCCGCGCGCGCTGCGCTCGGCGCCGCCGGATGCTGCGGCAGCAGGGGGCGCGTCGTCCTCGGGACGGGGCTGGCGCCCGGCCGCCGCGAACGCCGGCTCCGCGCGCTCGCGCTCGCCGGCGGCGCGCCAGGCCTGGCCCACCAGGAACATCACGTCCGTGTACGCGGTGTACTTCTCGCGCACGGGGTCCGCGGCCGGCGCCGCAGGAGCGGCCGGCGGCGTCTCGGAGCCCGCGGGCTCGGTCGGAGCCTCGCTCGCAGCCGCCGCATCACCGGAGGTCGCCTCGGCAGCCGCGCCCTCGGTGGGCGCAGCCTCCGCCGCAGGAGCCCCGGAAGCCGGAGCCTCGGAGGCCGCCGCCTCGCTCGCCGCCCCTTCGGCAGCCGGCGCCTCGGGCGCGGGCGGCTTGGGCTGGCGCTGCGTGCGCAGCAGCGAGGTGATGAGCTTGCCGCGGGTGCCGAGGTCCAGGTCCTCGAGCGACTTGAGGCGCAGCGGGCGCAGCGCGCGCACGATCGCCTCGAGCGGCGCCTTCTGGGCCGCGAAGTCGTTCTTGGAGAGCGCCTTCTCCAGCGTGCTCAGCTCCGCGACCACGCGGTAGCCGGGGCCGCTGCCGCCCTCGTCGCGGTCGCGGCGATCACCGCGCCCACGCCCGCGGCCGCCGTCGCGTCCGCCCGGACCGCCGAAGCCGCCGCCGCGCCCGCCACCACCGCCGGGACCGCCGCCGAAGCCACCGCCGCGCCCGCCACCGGGGCCGCCGAAGCCGCCGCCGGGACCCTCGCGCCGCTGACCGGGACCTGCGCCCGGCGCACCACCCTCGCGACCGCGTCCACCACCGCGCGGCCCGCCGCTACCGTTCTCCTGTGCCACGTGACTCTCCCGCTAAAACGCGTATCGAAGGTTCGGCGTCACCGCGAACCCATAAGTCCCGGCGCTGACGAGATAAGTGCCCGTCACCTCGAGACCCACCGAGAAATGCCGTAGGCGGGTGTAGTACTCCACTCCGGGACCGCCGAACACCAGAATGTCGGAGTCGGGGAGGAGCTGTTTCGGCGAAAACATGGCGTAGCCCGCGCCGGCGCGCAGGTAGATCC
This Aggregicoccus sp. 17bor-14 DNA region includes the following protein-coding sequences:
- a CDS encoding DEAD/DEAH box helicase; its protein translation is MAQENGSGGPRGGGRGREGGAPGAGPGQRREGPGGGFGGPGGGRGGGFGGGPGGGGGRGGGFGGPGGRDGGRGRGRGDRRDRDEGGSGPGYRVVAELSTLEKALSKNDFAAQKAPLEAIVRALRPLRLKSLEDLDLGTRGKLITSLLRTQRQPKPPAPEAPAAEGAASEAAASEAPASGAPAAEAAPTEGAAAEATSGDAAAASEAPTEPAGSETPPAAPAAPAADPVREKYTAYTDVMFLVGQAWRAAGERERAEPAFAAAGRQPRPEDDAPPAAAASGGAERSARGERPERGPRGERPERGARGERPERAPRGDRPERPERAARGERPERERRPPLEEFTGPWEEQVKQLEAAGRTRDAARIHERNNSFAEAVRLFEAGGDLKSALRAALAGKDTEASRRLVGTLPADQVPATLEKAGAYELLMEHYVGKGDFENVAKLYERARQHDQAALAYERAGKYGLARKAFERAKDMAGAGRVRGLEVKGLVERGDRLGAATLLAGAGQRREAVELLSALPPPKAFHFLQRLKLDEEAQTLARSELAKAEAENKPAGRARWLELLGDRAAAADIWEQSGRKDKALALHEAMGNTARAAALAESLSLRDKAIALYTQLNDAAGLERASALPTAPAQPAEQAPSAPTVDEQESQ